The Phaseolus vulgaris cultivar G19833 chromosome 5, P. vulgaris v2.0, whole genome shotgun sequence genomic interval gcttttccttctctttattttCTACTTTCTATAACAGTTTTATGTCATCAATCTGTTCAGTGACTACTTTTTTACTTAGATTATCTTCTGAAATAAAAGTTGCTTTGTCCCAACTGTAGGTGCATCTCATAGGGGGGTTTGAAGACGTGTCACTGCAAGTCTGACCAGGGTCTTCTGCTTTGTTAgtgaattttcaatttttagttTCCACTCAGACAGTATAATTGTAGCTGGATCGGTTGAACTTTTGTGCAGCATGAAAATGGTAGCGCAATATCAGAAAGCCCTGCATATTTGGATGGTTATTCCTTTCCTCTGTGTTCAAAGATTGTTGATACTTTAAGGTCAAGAGATGAGAAGTTTCACATCCGAACGTTCTGTGTTCTTGGACATAATACCAGAAGAGATTCTGATGGAAATACATACCCCTTTTTCAATGGATTTGTGGTCAGCTTCTGCTTTAAAATATTGTCATTACGTCTGGTTCATTTACAGTATGTGATAAACATCTTACCATCATTACAAAAGCATATTTACTTTGTTAAAGAATTCTAATTAAACAGAATTATAAAGAAAAGAGATATGGATACTGGTAACAATGCCATAACCTAATTCtcctattataaaaaataattaagtacaGTTATCTTAGGGTGTTACAATGCCTTAAGCCTAAGCTTACTAACAGTGAAACTAATAACCTAATAACTCTAATTAAATAAGAAATCACTGCTTAAATCACTTCCTTAACTAACTAAGTGagtttttaataatattctAAAGATATTGTAAAAGCTGTGCACTCTTTTAGTGAATAATTACATGTATGTTCAAACTTTTAGATGGGATCTTTGACATCTTCTATTCTATGCATTATTTCAGGTGGAGACTGCATCAGGTATTGTCTTCCCAGCTATTTTTGATGGAACTTCTAGATGTCCAGATGAGCTTGTTAGAAGAATACGAGTATCTGCTTCTTATGAAGATGCCAATTGGAATGGGAAGTTACTAGAAACATATGATTGTGGCTCTGACTGTTTCAAAATTGCTCCTTGTCGCTGGTAACAACTGAAATTTCGTGAATTCATTTTCAAATCTTGCTCGTGGAAAACACTTGTGAAGCCAATGCAGAAATAAAATGATATAGGAAGAAACTCCTGTAAAGTGAGCATGTATTAACATATATAGACAAATAAATTGTCCTAGGCCATTCATGATagttaaaattgttttcttattgggaagtaatgaattaaatattttctctGGTTAGATCTGATATTGATTCACAAAATCCTTTCTCTTCCATTCTGATATACTGATGCTTCTTGATCTCTTCTTATCTAGGACTCTTCGTCAATTTCATATTGCTCTGTCACTTCTGAACTATTCTGATTCGGAAATTCTTTCAATGTGCTCAACTTCACCTACTGCTGAGGCGCCAGACTTTGTGGATAACTTAAGAAGGTAAAACATATGTTTGattctaattttatatatttcaagcTATTGTCTTATTTTAAAATCCATCATTTCTTAAAAAGAATCTCATGGAAAATAATATTCTTGATAATTCAGTTTTTAACCAAGTTCAATGGCATCATCCAATCAATATAGGCAAGCTCACCTAGTCGGATGAAAATATGGTCGTTGTTGTCTTCAGATGATGGATTTTACAGTTTTTTGAATCATAGTTTTTGTATgatgttcttgaaagattttctTCAATTTATATACTTAAATGAACAGTCTAAGTTTTTCtgataaaagaaatttaaaaaaaaaatcttatggCCTCAACTGGAAAGCTTCATTACCCTAAAAATCAACTGTAaaacttcaaaatattttatttatttgccTTGGTTAATCCTCATTTGTCTTCGGAGATTATGAAATTCAAACTTTTGGATCTTATTCTCTTCTCTGGTGTATTCTCTTCTGTGCAGAGTTTTTATAAGATTATAATTATCTGCACTTTTCTATGCAAATATAGTAAAATTATTAGATTCATATCTAAATCTATCTGCAGCCTATATTATTTCCTAGACTTTCATATATGTATAAACATCACGagataatagtaataataatcaCATATTCAGGCAGTGGAGTTATTTGATCGAGCATCCACACTGGACAGAAACCTTTCCCAAGAAGCAGCCTCGCATTTTTGCTAGAAGTTCTGATGAAAGGTGGATAAGGTCTTAATGACATTCCAAGGTGGCTTTGGCTAAtccttttaataattatattagcTTGTTATGATGCTCATCTCTCATTGGACGTTTTATTTGTCATTCATGTAAGTTATCAATTGCAGTCAAATGGTTTATGGTGTCTTAGttttaaactaataaatatagtatctaattagcattGTTTCGAGAAGAATTTCTGCTAAGGACAACATTCGGAATATGATTATGCCAGAAAATCCGAGAAACTGATAAATGGAACAGAAATGGGGTGAAGATTAGCCATTATTTGTGAAGCTCTATCGTAAGCTTAGGATATGGTAAGAAAAACAGGTTCTTTAATACATTCTTTAAAATACACCGTTTCCTGTTGATTGAAACAAACAAGAATGTTTTGAGAATTGTGTTTCAAAGGTTATGTTGTTATCTTTCTTTTTCCAATAGTATTGTGCAAATAAGCATTGGTCTTTCCCATCATCATCTACCCCTTCTGTTTTTTGTTGTGTaatattatttctaaaattataggGTATGTGTAAAAAGAGAGGATTATAGAAATTGTGATTGTTACACgcattcaataatttttttttataatcaaaagaaaataagaaataaaagaagattTGAAAAATATCCTAATTACAACTTTCTACAAATATCTAATAAGAGCACTCTTCATTAAGTTGTTGGAGCATGTGTTATATGAGATAAGCTTGTTGCAAATATAATCTGTTTGACAACTCTTAAAGAGATTCCGTGAAAATGAATATTAGTTGATCAATGAAACTAACAAAGTGAAGGGAGATTTCTTTAGGAGTACCTTTCTTAAACAAAATGACAATCTATATTGTTGTTTGTTTTGTTAATGGATAATTAGACTGGATATAATGTGattagatattttattaaaaaggtGTTCACAAGAAAAAGCTAGAAACATGTGATTAAAGAAAACATTTGGTATTTTTTTGTTGTGGGAAAATTACGAGATAATTATTATACTTGGACCAAGTAGTCCCTTTGTTAATGTACACAAGAAATGATATGATCTTCTTCTTTACACAATCTCTTGGATGAGTGGAAGTAGATACTTCTCTTGGTAGGAGAGTGTTATCTACCAACACATGGTAAAAGTGCACATTGTATAGGATAAGTAGCTAAACCAAAATTTAAAAGTAGTTGTGTCAAAGAGAGTTGGTTGGTTATATAGCTTTACCTCATCTTCCAAGATATATTTGAATGTTGATGTCTAGCGGGTGAGAATAAATGTATGAGACATTCTATGTAAAATAgactaaaatttcaaaaatataatttgatctTGTGTTAGTTTGGAGTCTCCATTGAGTTTCCGCCTTTAAATTCTTAAAGAAGGaagataaaatcaattttaccccTTGAAGTGAAAGATGTCCTAGTCGAAAATTGTATAATTGAGTTTTCTCTTTACTAGTCATGGTAGTTTTAAGTATGAGAGAGTGACTATTGATAAGATTATTAGATTCCTCCATGTGATAAAGTTTATTCCATTCTCTAGTATGTCCAATTATTCTCCCTGAATTCTTGTCCTCTCAAATACAAAAATTACCTTGAAAAAACAGCATTACATGAAAGATTTTTGTAAGTTTTTGTATAGAAATCAGATTAATGGACAATTTAGGGACATGAATGAAACTTTTAAGGTTATGGACGAGCTTATTTGGACCTCtctttttcttgttgttatAAGTGAAAAATTTCTTGTTGTTAGGACATGAAGAATATGTGGAGAAGTATTTGGGTATGGGTCATATGGTCAATGGCTCTAGAGTCTAGTATCTAATAGTGAGAAAAATGTGTACTTGAAGCATTGAGAGCACATACCTGTGGGCTGGACATTCGACAATTCTCCAGCATGGTGGGTTATGCATAGTAAGGGTTACAATAGTAATTAGAGTGGCACATCAATGAAGGCTAGATTTTAGGGTTGATAGCACAATCAAAGACTCCTAAAGATCAAAAGCTTTGATACCGTAAAACTCAACCTATGTAAGGTGAGGATTTCATgacacttatatatatatatatatatataatcaatgtGAGATTTCCAAAATACCTCATCATGTCAAGTAATGAATATCTTGAACGGTCAAACAGTAGTCCGATAATGGTGGAAAATACCTCTAAAGAACTTGATTAAGATAGGTTTTGGATGACTTTGATgccattttttttgtataacaATAATGATATCATTAAACCTATAAATACATGAACCTCTTGGTTATTTTAGGAAATATAGAGTTAATTATAAGGAAACAAATCCCAATAATTATGTGATCAATATTAGCTATAAGATAAATACAAATGTCATATGaagattaaaaagaaattatagaAACCTgagttaaaaaaatcaaataaagtaAAAGGAAATTTATATACACCATGTAGAAAGCATAGAAGACAAGATAAGTCGAATTCACAAGAAACAATAAATCATAAATACTaagacatattttttttttcaaatcaccATCTATGAAAATAGTCCTTTTGTCTGGTTAATGGTTGTGCTAGTGGCAAATAACAATcacatgaagaaaaaaataacctGATTTTGGTCAAAAGGAAAAACTGTAGTTATAATAAGGACAATAAATCTAAGTATATTCTTTTGTCATTAAGTAAATTTTGAATTGATGAAGTTTACCTTACATGTCCACTTTAATGGTATACACCTAACGAACACCAATTGTAATCTTATATGGAGGAGGGGAAACAAGTTCTCAAGTATCACATGTTGATAAGGAAGTTATTTCTTACAACATCGTAAATTATCATTAGAAATAACTAATGACTTCACCTACAAACTTATGGATATACATAGAATCCCAtgagaaaataaagaagaattaGGAAGGAGATCAATAGTGATAGAAAAATATGTGGTGATGAGAATAATCTCTTATTATCTAATACATTTTCAATGAGAGTAATAAAAGTCACTTGTCAATTTAGATTAAGTGcaatattgttttatattaaccaataaactttatattttttttaacacatgaaaacCAATAAACAAAATGATAAGATGAATAAAATCACGACACCTagttaacaaaaaattaaatgttagaaactcaattaaaaaacataaatattcaatattcaataaaccaaaaaaattaataaaaacttaattaaaaatatttaaatttataagaaaGTTCAAACTTAATTACTAAGTTCTCAATCAATATTAAGGATACATTTGGTTTTTctgataatatatattaataaggGATTTGCAAGGCTAGAAACAtgtgattaaaaaaaacatttggtatttttttttttggaaaaattaaGAGATAATTGTTATACTTGGACTATGCATAGTTCCTTTGTTAATGTACTTAATAGTTTTGATGAATGATAATTAATATACTGATgcggttttttttttatgttcttaagtatttttatatctttaaacGATTgtgtaatttaatattttttaatgtttcaaAAATTATATGATCAACTATTTAATAACATGTTTAGTGTTACAACTTATATATTACATTTATctaattaaaaatgaattaaactaatttcataattgtattttatatctttaaacgaatatctaaaataatactttaaatgttaaaaaaataacgTTTTCTTTTAATGGTAGACAATTATCAattgaatacattttttttaatgttatcaTAGGAATAGACTAAAAACATTTTTGAAATGTTGATAATGTGTTAAAATGATGTTAAATTCACTTTTTAAGATTTTACAAAAGTAACAAGTTagtaatttttcttaaattgtATTAATGATATGTTAAGAATGTTGTTAAAAGCCTTTAACCACATATTTTACACTGCATTTGTAAAAGTGCTGATGTTGTATGTGGTAACATTATCTTCATATTGTTAAAAGCCAATAATCTTGAAGATATGGAATATGTAaaccctttttttttttaatattttcaactATTTCCGTTAAGTTTTGTTTCTTTCTCACTAATGGCATAATTTATAATAGATACTTATTAAGTAATTGTGGATAATTagctaaattaaaatataataaacataaGACAGTTTGGCCGAGTGGTCTAAGGCGCCAGATTTAGGCTCTGGTCCGAAAGGGCGTGGGTTCAAATCCCACAGCTGtcatttcataaattttaaaattaatgtaaaattgtgaaaagcttgtaatttttttttttttttaaatggacaTGCTTTGTAGagagaaactaaaaagaaacataatgtctaataatattgataaatgTTTACCCATCTTgttattatctttaattttgatTGCATAATTATCTTATAGTTGTTTATATCATGTCTTTTAGGTGACTTTGATAACAAAAGTTTATGATCGTCTAAATGTGAGAAACTTCGTCAATGTGATTCTAGTCTACTAGCTTGTAGGAAAAACACAAAGTGAGTTGAATATTTAACTTATTGCTTCGTTGAGGCTCGTCGTGCGTAACTCGTAGTTCGAACAATTTAATGACAGGATTAATCCGcctaatttacaaaaaaaatgtattatatttACATATTATTGAACTTGAACAATAATAGTGATGCATTTGAAGTCAAAACGAGatgataattaattactatacttttttatgttttcttgtTCGTGAAAGATGTAACTTTgatgtatttatttaatgtaaatgttaatcttatatttttttagccTATTTGAATTGTGTTGTCAATGATAAACTTGTGGATTTGTTGCAAcatttatatgtaattttttttaagattttatttatgTGGACTCGTCTGAGATTCATGAGGTAATCATTATGTGGGGCATGCCGACAAAATAACCCATAATTTTTATGTAGGACGGGCCAACTCGATCAACATT includes:
- the LOC137834902 gene encoding protein N-terminal asparagine amidohydrolase encodes the protein MIFIDGHPFSTHSSSPSQPQGNDILLALLENPNLISASSSFKANPERKFIASDEPGSERSKWVYIFQKEYATVDPALVDFVGTDEATTCVGLVIRNQKNGMTSVAHLDSPKIVEMGLSQMLSSLVANSLETELDVHLIGGFEDVSLQHENGSAISESPAYLDGYSFPLCSKIVDTLRSRDEKFHIRTFCVLGHNTRRDSDGNTYPFFNGFVVETASGIVFPAIFDGTSRCPDELVRRIRVSASYEDANWNGKLLETYDCGSDCFKIAPCRWTLRQFHIALSLLNYSDSEILSMCSTSPTAEAPDFVDNLRRQWSYLIEHPHWTETFPKKQPRIFARSSDERWIRS